One Neoarius graeffei isolate fNeoGra1 chromosome 19, fNeoGra1.pri, whole genome shotgun sequence genomic region harbors:
- the LOC132867429 gene encoding free fatty acid receptor 3-like produces the protein MLWTEGLSNLVLVVDGIILIAGFPANLLALYTFVQKVKQQAMPIDVLLLSLTISDLIFLFFLTFRMKEAADMKWIMSYFLCPLSGFFFYTTIYNSTLHLTAISVERYLGVAFPIKYKLKRHPRNAVIASVIFWVVSMAHCSIVYIMQYYRHKNENVTNPVDKDICYDMFSKEQLTILLPVRLELFIVLFCIPLIICCFCYIRFIHILSRLPNIKPKKRSRAIGLALATLLVFIICFLPYNVSHLVGYIISSSPDWRVYALIPSTLNACLDPFVYYFSSSALRGTLKRLIYRGNNRQHTSCCRRLLNCPQLNCIAHEESTQGSNDISY, from the coding sequence ATGCTGTGGACAGAAGGGTTGAGCAATTTGGTCCTGGTGGTGGATGGCATCATACTGATTGCAGGTTTTCCTGCCAACCTGCTGGCTCTCTACACCTTTGTTCAAAAGGTGAAGCAGCAAGCTATGCCTATCGATGTGCTCTTGCTCAGCCTCACCATCTCAGACCTGATCTTCCTTTTCTTCCTTACATTCCGCATGAAAGAGGCAGCCGACATGAAATGGATCATGAGCTACTTTCTCTGTCCACTTTCAGGATTCTTCTTCTACACAACTATTTACAACAGCACCTTACATTTAACAGCAATCAGTGTGGAGCGCTATCTGGGAGTGGCCTTTCCAATCAAGTACAAACTCAAGCGACATCCTCGAAATGCTGTGATCGCCAGTGTCATATTCTGGGTGGTTTCCATGGCCCATTGCAGTATTGTCTATATCATGCAATACTATAGGCACAAGAATGAAAATGTCACTAATCCGGTCGACAAGGACATTTGCTATGACATGTTTAGCAAGGAACAATTGACGATCCTTTTGCCTGTCCGTCTGGAATTGTTCATCGTGCTGTTCTGCATCCCTCTTATCATCTGCTGCTTCTGCTACATCAGATTTATCCACATTCTCTCCCGCTTACCGAACATCAAACCTAAGAAGCGCTCCAGGGCCATTGGGCTTGCCCTAGCCACCCTCCTGGTCTTTATCATCTGCTTCCTACCTTACAACGTGTCCCATCTTGTAGGTTATATTATATCATCCAGTCCCGACTGGAGAGTGTATGCACTAATCCCCAGTACCTTGAATGCCTGTTTGGACCCCTTTGTTTATTATTTCTCCTCTTCAGCACTTCGGGGGACTTTAAAACGACTGATATACAGAGGCAACAATCGCCAGCACACCTCCTGTTGCCGGCGATTGCTCAACTGTCCCCAACTAAACTGTATTGCACATGAAGAAAGCACACAGGGTTCCAATGACATATCTTATTAG